One Danio rerio strain Tuebingen ecotype United States chromosome 13, GRCz12tu, whole genome shotgun sequence DNA window includes the following coding sequences:
- the si:dkey-20i10.7 gene encoding uncharacterized protein isoform X1, with product MDKLRIHSKAKHIYVCSKHFVDGRPTPATPDPLLYEPSDDTPARRIRKQNDAEDGRFGYDQQGVSVDITVEVEPSADETTTEGDAMVTEMGKPPCKIVKFDPSLHLGATENKTECVQFNPCKEGEEAIIGDGAPPPTILVAGQDKAEIADESQTRDEGSNDDNAGQQECHFCSSMRDEIDHLLKENRKLRKELAKKNMGEDSFKEDNAKVKYYTGLPCFVILMGVLTQLLPHLPQTGHKLSPFQMLLLTLMRLKLNLPVQHIAYLFCVDQDTVSNTFKDTLGTMFQQLKSLVHWPERHYLQATMPHQFVEAFGSCVPVIVDSFEICTQKGSSFKSSAHTFSHCKHHQTMKYLFGITPRGSISFISKGWEGCVSDKHVTENSGLLDQLLPGDLVLADHGFEIGDSGGLMCAELKITGGRRLLDAKDAVEKQQIAHLGVHVDRVTGCVRTKYIMLNGIVPVSMAVPCEGEDMTFLDKIVTVCCALTNMCPSVMKT from the exons ATGGACAAGCTGAGGATTCATTCCAAAGCCAAACACATCTATGTGTGTTCAAAg CACTTTGTTGATGGCCGACCGACACCAGCCACTCCTGATCCTCTGCTATATGAACCAAGTGACGACACACCTGCAAGACGTATACGAAAACAAAACGATGCAGAAGACGGGAG ATTTGGGTATGATCAACAAGGCGTTTCAGTCGATATTACAGTTGAGGTGGAGCCATCAGCAGATGAGACCACTACAGAAGGGGATGCTATGGTCACTGAAATGG gcaaaccGCCTTGTAAAATAGTAAAGTTTGATCCATCATTGCATCTTGGGGCCACAGAAAACAAAACTGAATGTGTGCAGTTTAACCCATGTAAAGAGGGTGAAGAAGCTATCATTGGTGATGGCGCTCCACCTCCAACAATACTTGTAGCTGGCCAGGACAAAGCTGAAATAGCAGATGAAAGTCAGACGAGAGACGAAGGGTCAAATGATGACAATGCCGGACAGCAGGAGTGCCATTTTTGCAGCTCTATGCGTGATGAAATTGACCACCTGTTAAAGGAAAACCGAAAACTGAGGAAAGAGCTTGCTAAAAAAAACATGGGAGAGGATTCGTTTAAAGAGGACAATGCGAAGGTCAAGTACTACACTGGGCTACCGTGTTTTGTGATTCTGATGGGTGTGCTGACACAGCTTCTTCCCCACCTGCCACAGACTGGCCACAAACTCTCACCTTTTCAGATGCTCCTTTTAACACTGATGCGCCTCAAACTCAATCTGCCAGTTCAGCACATCGCATACCTCTTTTGTGTGGATCAAGATACGGTGTCCAACACGTTCAAAGATACTCTTGGCACTATGTTCCAACAACTTAAATCTCTCGTTCACTGGCCAGAAAGACATTACCTGCAAGCCACCATGCCACATCAGTTTGTTGAGGCTTTTGGCAGTTGTGTGCCAGTTATTGTGGACAGCTTTGAAATTTGCACACAGAAAGGATCAAGTTTCAAATCTAGCGCTCACACATTTTCCCACTGCAAACACCATCAAACAATGAAATATCTCTTTGGCATTACGCCACGAGGATCCATATCTTTCATTTCTAAAGGGTGGGAAGGTTGTGTCAGCGACAAGCATGTGACAGAGAATAGTGGCCTTCTTGATCAGCTTTTACCTGGTGACTTGGTGCTCGCAGATCATGGATTTGAAATCGGAGACAGTGGTGGACTCATGTGTGCCGAATTGAAAATCACCGGAGGACGCAGACTTCTGGACGCTAAAGATGCAGTGGAAAAACAACAAATAGCTCACCTTGGGGTGCATGTAGATAGAGTGACTGGATGTGTGCGCACAAAGTACATCATGCTGAATGGGATTGTTCCTGTCAGCATGGCAGTCCCATGTGAAGGGGAGGACATGACATTCCTGGACAAGATTGTGACTGTATGCTGCGCCTTGACTAACATGTGCCCCAGCGTTATGAAAACATAA
- the si:dkey-20i10.7 gene encoding uncharacterized protein LOC799792 (The RefSeq protein has 4 substitutions compared to this genomic sequence), whose amino-acid sequence MVKRCSYGDCKTDERYPERVINIKFYPFPKPCRNLQKCLKWLRLCGGPNRQLNMDKLRIHSKAKHIYVCSKHFVDGRPTPATPDPLLYEPSDDTPARRIRKQNDAEDGRFGYDQQGVSVDITVEVEPSAEETTTEGDAMVTEMGKPPCKIVKFDPSLHLGDTENKTECVQFNPCKEGEEAIIGDGAPPATILVAGQDKAEIADESQTRDEGSNDDNAGQQECHFCSSMRDEIDHLLKENRKLRKELAKKNMGEDSFKEDNAKVKYYTGLPCFVILMGVLTQLLPHLPQTGHKLSPFQMLLLTLMRLKLNLPVQHIAYLFCVDQDTVSNTFKDTLGTMFQQLKSLVHWPERHYLQATMPHQFVEAFGSCVPVIVDSFEICTQKGSSFKSSAHTFSHCKHHQTMKYLFGITPRGSISFISKGWEGCVSDKHVTENSGLLDQLLPGDLVLADHGFEIGHSGGLMCAELKITGGRRLLDAKDAVEKQQIAHLGVHVDRVTGCVRTKYIMLNGIVPVSMAVPCEGEDMTFLDKIVTVCCALTNMCPSVMKT is encoded by the exons atggtgaaaaGGTGCTCGTATGGGGACTGCAAAACAGATGAACGGTACCCAGAAAGGGTGATCAATATAAAATTTTATCCATTCCCCAAACCCTGCCGAAACCTGCAGAAGTGTTTGAAATGGTTACGTTTATGTGGAGGGCCTAACCGTCAACTGAATATGGACAAGCTGAGGATTCATTCCAAAGCCAAACACATCTATGTGTGTTCAAAg CACTTTGTTGATGGCCGACCGACACCAGCCACTCCTGATCCTCTGCTATATGAACCAAGTGACGACACACCTGCAAGACGTATACGAAAACAAAACGATGCAGAAGACGGGAG ATTTGGGTATGATCAACAAGGCGTTTCAGTCGATATTACAGTTGAGGTGGAGCCATCAGCAGATGAGACCACTACAGAAGGGGATGCTATGGTCACTGAAATGG gcaaaccGCCTTGTAAAATAGTAAAGTTTGATCCATCATTGCATCTTGGGGCCACAGAAAACAAAACTGAATGTGTGCAGTTTAACCCATGTAAAGAGGGTGAAGAAGCTATCATTGGTGATGGCGCTCCACCTCCAACAATACTTGTAGCTGGCCAGGACAAAGCTGAAATAGCAGATGAAAGTCAGACGAGAGACGAAGGGTCAAATGATGACAATGCCGGACAGCAGGAGTGCCATTTTTGCAGCTCTATGCGTGATGAAATTGACCACCTGTTAAAGGAAAACCGAAAACTGAGGAAAGAGCTTGCTAAAAAAAACATGGGAGAGGATTCGTTTAAAGAGGACAATGCGAAGGTCAAGTACTACACTGGGCTACCGTGTTTTGTGATTCTGATGGGTGTGCTGACACAGCTTCTTCCCCACCTGCCACAGACTGGCCACAAACTCTCACCTTTTCAGATGCTCCTTTTAACACTGATGCGCCTCAAACTCAATCTGCCAGTTCAGCACATCGCATACCTCTTTTGTGTGGATCAAGATACGGTGTCCAACACGTTCAAAGATACTCTTGGCACTATGTTCCAACAACTTAAATCTCTCGTTCACTGGCCAGAAAGACATTACCTGCAAGCCACCATGCCACATCAGTTTGTTGAGGCTTTTGGCAGTTGTGTGCCAGTTATTGTGGACAGCTTTGAAATTTGCACACAGAAAGGATCAAGTTTCAAATCTAGCGCTCACACATTTTCCCACTGCAAACACCATCAAACAATGAAATATCTCTTTGGCATTACGCCACGAGGATCCATATCTTTCATTTCTAAAGGGTGGGAAGGTTGTGTCAGCGACAAGCATGTGACAGAGAATAGTGGCCTTCTTGATCAGCTTTTACCTGGTGACTTGGTGCTCGCAGATCATGGATTTGAAATCGGAGACAGTGGTGGACTCATGTGTGCCGAATTGAAAATCACCGGAGGACGCAGACTTCTGGACGCTAAAGATGCAGTGGAAAAACAACAAATAGCTCACCTTGGGGTGCATGTAGATAGAGTGACTGGATGTGTGCGCACAAAGTACATCATGCTGAATGGGATTGTTCCTGTCAGCATGGCAGTCCCATGTGAAGGGGAGGACATGACATTCCTGGACAAGATTGTGACTGTATGCTGCGCCTTGACTAACATGTGCCCCAGCGTTATGAAAACATAA